Below is a window of Cytobacillus firmus DNA.
GGCAACGTCTGCATGACCCGCATCCTCCCAAAAGCTGTCGCTTTTGGTCGTGCGATGTTCATGCTGACGAAGCCTTCCTTGTCCTGCGGGCCTCAAGCACAAGACGAGCCTCCCGGAAAGACGTTCTTTGCCTTTTTGGGAGGATTGCCTGAAAAGTGAAGGCGACTGTCCAGGGACGACAAGCATAAGACGAGCCCTGCAAGAAGGTGTTCTTTCCTTCTGGAAGGGATTGGCTAGTCTTTCGTCCCTAGGAGCCGCAACTAGACAAGCTTGTGACCTCGAGGGGGTAGGCGCTGGAGCTGGACAGTTATCGACGTTCAAAATTATATATAAAACCTGCCATTTATATAGGGCAGGTTCTTTTGTTTCTGATCATTTCTGGTAAATCAGGCAGGCGACCCACACTTTTCCGCCAATATTTTTCTTGTTCTTTCACAAACTAAATTTGTACCATCACCTAACAAAGGGAGGAACATACCATGGCACATAATAGACCAAACCCTGATGACCGCAGCGATAACGTTGAAAAGCTTCAATCCATGATCGTTCATACAATTGAGAACATGGACGAAGCTGAAGAATCAATGAAGTATGCAAATGCAGAAGATCTTGCCAGAATTGAAGCTAAAAATGAACGCCGCCGGGAAAGTCTTGCTTCATTCCGTTCGGAAATAAAAGATGAATATCAGGCACAGCAAAACGGCAATAGCAGTGAGAACAATAATTATTGACATCTTCAAGACCTAATCCAATGTGATTAGGTCTTTTCCTTTGGAGCAAAGGTGCGCATCCTTATAGATAATTACAGAAATATGGTAAGATAAGTTGAGGAAACTAAGAAGAAGAAGTGATAATCGATGACACAGCAGAATAGACAGGCAACATCAGAAGAAATTAAGGTCGGCCATTGGAAGAATGAGCTTGATCAATACGGATACATACAAAATGAAGCAGAGCTGCTAAATGTAATTAAGAATATCAATGAAAAGACAGACCCAGGTCTGCTTTCGGAATTATTGGCCATGGCTGCTATCTCCAGGCTAAACAACAATACTGATGATACTCTTGCCAGTGCATGGCTGCAAAAAGCTGTTGAACTGGACACTGGAAATACAATGGCAGCAGCCCAATTAGGAAAATCCGAATGGAAAAATAAAAGCAATCTACTTGAAGCCCTGACTTTCCCTCCAATTCGCGAAACCGATAACAGGGCAGCTAAAAAGAAAACAGCGGAGCAATTTATTGAAATTTGCCGAAGCTTTATAAACAAAGCTGATGATGAGTTAGAAGACCTGCAGAAAAAGCAGCATGCCTATGAGGATAAGGAATACCGGAAGCTGGCTGAAATACTTGAAAAAGCTATTGAGGAGACAGCTTTACTTTTAAAGGCTTCGGAGGAATATGAGCAATCCATATCAGGTGTTTTCCATACTTCAACTTATTATACCGATATGAAAAACCACTTGAATGCCATCAGCAGGCTTAAAAATGAGTGGAAAATGATATTTGAATCAGAGGAAGAGGAGTCTGATGTGCAAACCGATCCTCTGGATGAACTAAATGAAATGGTTGGCCTGCACTCGGTCAAAAGCAGAGTTCATGATTTTTATCGGTTTTTAAAATATCAAAATGAACGGAAGTCACTTGGTTTTCAGACGAAGGATGAACTCAGCCTCAATATGATACTAACCGGGAATCCAGGTACGGGCAAAACGACTATCGCACGGCTTTTGGCAAAGATTTATCACAGCCTTGGTGTTTTGCCTCGGGAAGAAGTAATCGAAGCTGACCGGTCACAGCTGGTTGGAGGGTTTGTCGGGCAAACAGAAGAAAATGTCAGAGCGGCAGTTGAAAAGGCGATCGGCGGTGTACTATTCATTGATGAGGCTTACAGCTTAAAGCGTGAGGGACAGACTGGCAGCGATTATGGACAAACTGCTATTGATACCCTTGTATCGTTGATGACCGGAACTGAATACGGAGGAAAGTTTGCGGTTATTATGGCCGGTTATCCTGAAGAAATGAGACAATTTCTGGACAGTAATCCTGGTCTCCGCAGCCGTTTCCCGGAGTCAAACTTTATTGCGCTACCTGATTATTCGAATATGGAGCTTTTGCAGATTGCTGAGAAGCTGTCAGCCGATAATGATTATGTTCTAACAGAAGGAGCAAAACAGGAACTGGGCAAACGTATTGAAAAAGAGCGGGTTGATGATACATTCGGTAATGCCAGGACTGTAAGAAACATTGTTCTGGATGCGATTTTTAAAAAAGGCTCTCAAGCAAAAAGTAACGAAAACATCATGTCTTATACACTTTTGGAAAAAGAAGATTTTGAAAGTGAAGAAGAAGAAAAGCTGATGAATCCTCGGGAGCAGCTTGACCGGCTGATCGGACTTGAAACAGTTAAAAAAGAAGTTCAACATTTAGTGTCCTTTGTTAAAATGCAGCAGGTACGCCGTGAAAGAGGTCTTCCGGTTGTCCCTATCCAGCTTCATTCAGTATTTACCGGTAATCCGGGAACAGGAAAAACGACTGTAGCAAAGATCTATGCAGAATTGCTGAAGGAATGCGGATTTCTGAAACGCGGACATTTGATAGTTGCGAGCCGTGCTGATTTTGTAGCCGGCTATGTTGGCCAAACTGCTATCAAGACAAAGAAAAAGATAAGAGAGGCATTGGGTGGTGTCCTATTCATTGATGAGGCATATTCACTTCTTTCTCAGACATCAGGAGATTTTGGCAAAGAAGTCATTGATACGTTAGTGGATGAAATGACAAAGCATAATGAAAATCTTGTTGTTGTTTTGGCTGGCTATCCGAATGAAATGGAGAAGCTAATGTCAAGTAACCCGGGGTTAAAATCGCGATTCAAAAAGTTCTTTCATTTTAAAGATTATTCAACCCCAGAGCTCCTGGAAATTATTATTTCGTATGCTGGAAAATATGAATACACACTAACGGAGGAAGCAAAGGATTACCTTAACCACACTTTATCAAAGATTGAAGTAAACGGGAATGGACGTTTTGCGGCCAATCTTGCTGATGAGGCCATTCAGGCACAGGCTATGAGAATTGTTTCAGCACTTGCTGAGGATATTGAGCAGGTAAGTATTTTGGAGAAGCCGGATTTCGAAATAGCTTTAAATAAAATAAGTAAAGGGGAATAGGGATGCTCATCTCAACAAAAGAAATAGAGGTAAGGTATGCAGAAACAGATCAAATGGGAGTAGTATATCACGCCAATTACCTGGTATGGATGGAACTTGGCCGGACACAGATCATTAAAGATCTTGGATTCAGCTATGCTGAAATGGAGAAGGATGGAATTATCTCTCCTGTTCTGGATATTCTTGCTTCTTATAAAAAACCATTGCGCTACGGACAGACTGCAACAATTAAAACCTGGATCGAAGAGTATGACGGTTTCCGCGTCAGCTACGGATATGAAATATTCAATGATGAAGGAGAGCTTGCCGTAACAGGCTTGTCAAAGCATGTTTGCGTCAAAAAGGATAATTTCCGCCCAATTTCAATTAAAAAGAAATATCCTGATTGGCATGAAGCATATGAAAAAGCGAAAAAGCAGCCTGAAGGTGCTGTCAGATAAGTGAAACTTCAATCAGTGGGAGTCTTACTGCCTTAAACTGCGATAAACTAAAGGATGGAGAATAGAAATGGCATTCGGCCTTCGAAGAAAAGATCTTCAAGAATGGAAGAGGAAAATAGACCGTGGAGAAATTGCTTTTTTAACTCATTATTGGCTGGATGAGCGATTCCCTGGGTGTAAAACGGTCACAAAGGTCGGCTGTTCAGATTTGAAGAAATTGATAGATTGGGGAGAATCGCATGGGCTTAAGCCAGAGTGGATTGATTATCGGACTGATGGCTACTCACACTTTGATTTAATTGGTTCCAGGCAGAAGGAAATCCTTAAAAAAGAGAAGCTATTGGAGCAGCTGGAACAGCTGGAATAAGAAAAGCGGAAGGCGCCCGCCTATAAAGGAGCGCAGACTAAAACCGCCACGTCCTGTGGCAACGTCTGCATGACCCGCATCCTCCCAAAAGCTGTCGCTTTTGGTCGTGCGATGTTTATGCTAACGAAGTCTTCCTTGTCCTGCGGGCCTCAAGCATAAGACGAGCCGGCTGAAAGGTTGTTCTTTAACCTTTTGGACGGATTGAAAGAAATGTTGAGGCGAGTCCCTAGGAGCCGAAACAAGACAAGCTTATGATCTCGAGCCGATGGCGCCTGGAGCTAGACAGTTATCTAACTTCAGAATATATACTTATTTTCTGAAAAAAAGAAGCAGGCGGTGTCTGCTTCTTTTACTCATTGTTATATTTGAATTCAGGTTCCTGTGCTTTTTCATTAAATGTCACGAATAAATCGTGATTATCAAAATACCATAAGTCCTTTTCTTCGATAAAGTAAGTAATTCCGTTTTTTTCGGTCTGCACTCCAGCGTCATGTGGCTGTTCATTCGAGACCCCTAGTGAAAATCCCTGCTGCACAGTGCTGCAGCCTCCATACCTTGCAAAAAAGCGGACATAGTCACCCTTTTTTAAGAGCATTTCTTCCTGATACCATTGGGCAGCCTGATCTTCGATATGTATGTTCATTTGAAATTCCTCCTCCTGGGTGATAGTCATATTATAGGCTAGTTTTTCCCTATGCGCGAATAAAATGTCTGCTTCATTTCTTTTTTGATGCCATGTCAGCATTCAACTAGCCCGGAAAAGATATTAAACCGCTTAATATCATAAATACGTTCATGGCCATATGCCATATGAAGGCAGGAAAGATGCTTTGGGATTTCACTGTGACGGCCGCGTAAAATATGCCGCCGACAGCAAACAGAAGACACAAAATAAATGAGTAGCCAAGCATCATATGAGAAAATCCAAATGCCAGCCCGGAAAAAAGAACTGCTGCCTTTTCTCCTGAAAGTTCAGCCATTCTGGATAAGATAATTCCTCTCCATAAGAGCTCTTCCATTAGTCCATTTACAATTGAGAAGCCAATCAGGAATATTAAAAAGCCCCTTGAAAACGAGTTATCTGCTGAAAAAATAGAATAAGCAAATGCGGCAAAATTAATTACGATAGCAATCATAAGAAAATGCTTTATTTTTATTGAATGGAAACCGCTCCATATGAATGGGAAAAATATGAGGGAATTCCAATCCGGTTTTTGCAGAAAGGGGATAGCCGTTTTATTAAACTTTATTGAAATATAGACCAGAATCAGGATCGGGATTACCAGAAGTAGCCTATTCAATATCAATAAGATATAGTATGGAAGGGGCAGTGCATCAAGCAGCTTATCGCCATAAAGAAACAAAAGGCTGCCTGTTAAGTATCCGGCAGTGGTCCAGGAAAAAACACGCTCCTGCTTTGAGAGAAACAATAAAAAAATGATAAGGCCAAACGAAAGAATGAAAGCGAAAGCGAAAAGCTTCACTTGAAAAAGCAATACGCCAGCGGTGAATACGCTTAGCTGCAAAAAAGGAAGAGATTTATTAACATAAGCGGTTTTCATATTCGAACCTCCCAGTATACAAAATATTTTACCATTCTTTACAAAAAAAAAGCGCTAATAAGCGCTTTACTGAACGTTTCCAGTCATATGTTTCATAATTTCGGCAAATTTGGACTCTGCATGTGGTAAACCAAAGCTGCCCGCATCCTCGAGCGGTACGATCCGGTAATTACTCAGCTGTTTATTGCTGACATAGGTCGGGACGAATTCCGGATTGGCAAGTGTGATATCGACCCCGTTTTGGTCAATATATTTTGTAACCTCCACAGTGGCAAGCCCGCCTATATCTTTATAATCGCGCATCTGCCCGGATAAAAAATTGCCAAGCGAGTAAACGACCAATGACCGGCCGCCGTCTTTTCTGTCAATCCACTCCATAGGCTGCAGAACATGTGGATGGTGGCCGAAGATAATGTCAACACCTTCATTTACCAGAGTCTCAGCTAATTTCTTCTGCTCCTCTGTTGGCTGAAGCTGATATTCATTTCCCCAATGCATACTCATCACAACGACGTCAGCTTCGTCTTTAGCCCGGTTAATTTCTTTTTTTATGGCGGTTTCATCAATGAGATTAACGAGATATTCCTTACCTTCCGGAACAGGAATTCCGTTTGTGCCATAGGTATAAGAAAGATAGGCAACTTTAATTCCGTTTTTGCTGAGTATTTTCAAGGTTTGCTGCTCACGTGGTGTTCTGCTCGTTCCCACATGCGGCAATCCAATTTGATCCATATAATCCAGAGAGGCTTCCAAGCCCTTTACTCCCTTATCGAGTGAATGGTTATTGGCAGTTGAAACGATATCAACGCCTGCATCAATGAGGGCATTCCCCACTTCCTGAGGGCTGTTGAACATTGGGTAACTGGAAATTCCTATCTTTGGGCCGCCAAGAATAGTCTCTTGATTGGCAAGTAAGAGATCAGGCGTACTTAATAGCGATTTTGCATGTTCAAACATCGGGTTGAAATCATAGCCTGTTTTTGTTTTAGCATCATTATATACCCAATCATGAATAAGGATGTCTCCGATAGCTCCCAAGGTCACCCTTTCAATAAGGATTTTGTTGCCCTCGGCAGTTTCTCTGTTTTCAGCATGCAATTGAACAGGTTTGGCTTCAGCTGCCTCAGCCTTATATTCAGTGTGCATTTTATAGATTAAGAGACCCGAGCAAATTACTAATGTGGTACAGAAAAATGCAGATAACAGGAAGGCTTTGGTGTATTTCATCAAAATTATCCCCTTAATATGAAGCAGAATATATTAATAGTCTAATTTTAATATGAATTTTTGCATTTTTCATCATTTTTCTGCAATTTTCCCATTCAAATTCAATTTTTTTATTTGCTAAATGCCATAGGAAGTTCAATTGTAAAAATACTGCCTTGTGAAAGTGTGGAATGGACTTTAATTCTGCCTTTATGTTCCTCTATTATTTTCCGGCATATGGATAGACCGATGCCAGTCCCTTTTTCTTTCGTTGTATAAAATGGCAAAAATAATCTGCTGATCGTTTCTCCTGTCATTCCCGGTCCATTATCCTCAATAATGATTTGGATTTTCCGGCTGTTTGATTTGGCAGTCAGGCAAACCATTCCTTCTCCTGCATGAGCTTCTTCACATGCCTCCAGTGCATTTTTTATTAAATTAATCAGTACTTGCTTTATCTTATTAGAATCACCATAGATGGCGGGCTCTCCAGGACATAGGTTAACTGAAAGGTTTATATTTTTAATATTTGCCTGATTTTCGAAAGAAATCTTCATTTCCTGAATCAATTTGTTTAAGTCTATTTCCGTTTTCTTGTTTATTCCAGGTTTTGATGCATTTAGAAATTCATAAATCAGATCATTTGCCCTATTAATCTCATCAATCGCAATTTGGGCGTACTGTTCTTTGCCGATTTCAGTTAAATAAGGCTTTAAGAGCTCCATAAACCCTTTTACTGTTGTCAGCGGATTTCTGATTTCATGGGCTAATGCTGCTGCCAGCTGGCCGTCGTTTTCCAGGATTTTTCCTTCAGCTATTTTTAAATTCTTCATTTTTTCCTTTTCCATCTCATTATTCATCCTAACATTAGCGTTTTCGGCAAAATTTAAGCCTAAACTAATGTATGGCGAAAGATATCAATATATGTTCTTTTATGTATAAAGTTTATTCATGTTATTAATTAAAAAATATTTTTTAATCAAAATAAAAAACAGCAGATAAAAGGTCTGCTGTTTTGCATTTACGGCTGGTTTTCAGCCAAGCCATTTTATTTTGGGCTCGGTTTTGTCCCTGATTCGTTTAATGTTTGCCCTATGCCTGTAAATAACAAAGAATCCCAGGATAGAAACGACTATTATCAAGGGTATGTCACCTAGTACAAGTGCGTAAATGATAGATGCTGCTGCTGCCAGAATAGAGGATAAAGACACATACTTGGTTATGTAAAGGCTTAAGAAGAAAACACCCAATAGGATAAGAAACATGAACGGTACGTAGGCTAATAGCACTCCGCCTGAAGTTGCCACTGCTTTTCCTCCGCGGAAGCCGGCAAACAGAGGATACATGTGTCCAATTACTGCAAAAATCCCGGCAATAAGGTGATGCATATCTGATCCAAAGAACAATGGCAGGGATGCAGCAAGGGTGCCTTTTAAGATATCAGCTATGGTCACGATCATGCCGGCCTTAACTCCAAGGGTCCGAAAAGTATTGGTACCGCCAAGATTTCCGCTGCCATGCTCTCGAATATCCATTCCATAAAAAAGTTTTCCTACAATTAAACCAGAAGGAATGGAGCCAAGTAAATAAGCTAAAATAATGATAATTCCATAAATCATAAGAACTCTCCTTCATACTTTCTATGTTAGTATATTGTACCATGTGAGCAAAGCAGCATACCATGTGCAATTAAAAAGTAGTCCAATTTATTTCTGAGGGGTGCTTCAAACTCTCTGGCTTGTGTTTGATATGTTTGACACCGGGTATACGTAGACTGTCACAGCAAACAAATCCAATTAAAGGAGAGATTCAGCATGGAACAAAATATGAATAACGTAAATGGACAAGCAGCAAATGTAGAGGGAAAGCTGGATAATATGGGGAGCGAAAAGAAAGATGAAATTCTTTCAAGCTTTGACGGATTTAAAGATTATTTAAGCGGAAAGGTTTCCATGGGACAGAAAATGGGCATGGATGAGGAGCAGCTTGCTAATACTGCTCAAAAGGTAGGCGATTATCTGGCTTCCAAAGAAGAACCGAGAAACCGTGAAGAAAAGCTTCTTCAGGAATTGTGGAAGGTAGGAACAGAAGAAGAAAAGCATAAGCTGTCTCATATGCTTGTAAAGCTTGTTGGCTAAAAAATATATATTAATGGCGAAGGCACCGGCCTTCGTCTTTTATTTTGCCTGAAAGCGCATAGATGAGTTTACAATAGTCAAAAATGGTCTATATATAGTTATCGCAGTCTAAGGAGCAGGGGGAGTCTTGGTGAAAAAGGTTCTGGGAAAAGTAAAAACAAAAAAGGTATGGATACCCATTTTGAGCCTTGTGCTGGTATTGGCAGCAACCATTATCTATCAATCCAATAAAACTTTGCCAAAGGGTCTTTCATTTGAGGGGGAAGTATATTCTGCAGAAGATGTTCAGTTCTTATACGATTTAACATATGAAAAAGAAAATGGCAAAAGAGAAAGTGAACAGCAGATCTTTCAGCGTATTATAGAAGCAGTTGACGAGGCAGAGGATTTTATAGTGATGGATATGTTTTTATTCAATAGCTTTAACGACGGTGATAAAGATTATCCTAATATTAGCGGTAAAATAACTGATAAGCTGATCGATAAAAAGCTTAGCCGCCCGAATATGGATATTACTGTGATCACAGATCGGATTAACAGCACCTATGGATCGCATGAAGTTCCGGAATTCCGGAAACTCAAAGAGAATGGCATAAATGTTGTTTATACTTCATTAGTTCCTTTAAGGGATTCAAATCCCATTTATTCGGCATTTTGGCGTGTGTTTATACAATGGTTTGGCCAGGGTGGAGAAGGCTGGCTGCCCAATCCGCTCGCAGAAAATGCACCTAAAGTGACATTCCGGTCTTATCTTGATCTTATGAACATAAAAGCAAATCACCGTAAAGTCTTTGTGACAGAAAAATCAGGGATTGTAACATCTGGAAATCCCCACAATGCCAGTGGATTTCACTCAAATATAGCATTTGAAGTAAAAGGGCCAATCTTAGGTGATCTCGTAAAAACCGAGCAGGCGGTGGCCGATTATTCAGCATCCGGCAAACTGGCAGATTTCAAGCCTGAAAAGAGCAACAAAACCGGCCCGCTTAAGGTCCAGGTACTGACTGAAGGAAAGATTTATAAACACATTCTGCAGGAAATTAATAAAGTTAAGAAAGGGGAAACCATCTGGCTTGGCATGTTTTATCTTGCTGACCGAAAAGTAGTTGATGCACTTAAAGAAGCAGCCGACCGGGGAGTTATAGTAAAAATGATCCTGGATCCCAACCAGAACGCTTTCGGATCTGAAAAAATTGGGCTGCCTAATATACCTGTTGCAGCTGAATTGGATAAACTAGGCCATGAAAACATAAATATCAAATGGTA
It encodes the following:
- a CDS encoding DUF3243 domain-containing protein, with the protein product MEQNMNNVNGQAANVEGKLDNMGSEKKDEILSSFDGFKDYLSGKVSMGQKMGMDEEQLANTAQKVGDYLASKEEPRNREEKLLQELWKVGTEEEKHKLSHMLVKLVG
- a CDS encoding CapA family protein; translation: MKYTKAFLLSAFFCTTLVICSGLLIYKMHTEYKAEAAEAKPVQLHAENRETAEGNKILIERVTLGAIGDILIHDWVYNDAKTKTGYDFNPMFEHAKSLLSTPDLLLANQETILGGPKIGISSYPMFNSPQEVGNALIDAGVDIVSTANNHSLDKGVKGLEASLDYMDQIGLPHVGTSRTPREQQTLKILSKNGIKVAYLSYTYGTNGIPVPEGKEYLVNLIDETAIKKEINRAKDEADVVVMSMHWGNEYQLQPTEEQKKLAETLVNEGVDIIFGHHPHVLQPMEWIDRKDGGRSLVVYSLGNFLSGQMRDYKDIGGLATVEVTKYIDQNGVDITLANPEFVPTYVSNKQLSNYRIVPLEDAGSFGLPHAESKFAEIMKHMTGNVQ
- a CDS encoding acyl-CoA thioesterase, giving the protein MLISTKEIEVRYAETDQMGVVYHANYLVWMELGRTQIIKDLGFSYAEMEKDGIISPVLDILASYKKPLRYGQTATIKTWIEEYDGFRVSYGYEIFNDEGELAVTGLSKHVCVKKDNFRPISIKKKYPDWHEAYEKAKKQPEGAVR
- a CDS encoding phospholipase D family protein, which translates into the protein MKKVLGKVKTKKVWIPILSLVLVLAATIIYQSNKTLPKGLSFEGEVYSAEDVQFLYDLTYEKENGKRESEQQIFQRIIEAVDEAEDFIVMDMFLFNSFNDGDKDYPNISGKITDKLIDKKLSRPNMDITVITDRINSTYGSHEVPEFRKLKENGINVVYTSLVPLRDSNPIYSAFWRVFIQWFGQGGEGWLPNPLAENAPKVTFRSYLDLMNIKANHRKVFVTEKSGIVTSGNPHNASGFHSNIAFEVKGPILGDLVKTEQAVADYSASGKLADFKPEKSNKTGPLKVQVLTEGKIYKHILQEINKVKKGETIWLGMFYLADRKVVDALKEAADRGVIVKMILDPNQNAFGSEKIGLPNIPVAAELDKLGHENINIKWYNTGFEQYHPKIMYVTGKEKSLIIAGSANFTKRNLDDLNLETNLKIIAPAQSQVIRDVDRYFNKLWNNNGAIYTNNYSSNEKMPGVKYITYRLQKFTHFTTY
- a CDS encoding sensor histidine kinase — protein: MEKEKMKNLKIAEGKILENDGQLAAALAHEIRNPLTTVKGFMELLKPYLTEIGKEQYAQIAIDEINRANDLIYEFLNASKPGINKKTEIDLNKLIQEMKISFENQANIKNINLSVNLCPGEPAIYGDSNKIKQVLINLIKNALEACEEAHAGEGMVCLTAKSNSRKIQIIIEDNGPGMTGETISRLFLPFYTTKEKGTGIGLSICRKIIEEHKGRIKVHSTLSQGSIFTIELPMAFSK
- a CDS encoding HesB/YadR/YfhF family protein codes for the protein MNIHIEDQAAQWYQEEMLLKKGDYVRFFARYGGCSTVQQGFSLGVSNEQPHDAGVQTEKNGITYFIEEKDLWYFDNHDLFVTFNEKAQEPEFKYNNE
- a CDS encoding AAA family ATPase, which produces MTQQNRQATSEEIKVGHWKNELDQYGYIQNEAELLNVIKNINEKTDPGLLSELLAMAAISRLNNNTDDTLASAWLQKAVELDTGNTMAAAQLGKSEWKNKSNLLEALTFPPIRETDNRAAKKKTAEQFIEICRSFINKADDELEDLQKKQHAYEDKEYRKLAEILEKAIEETALLLKASEEYEQSISGVFHTSTYYTDMKNHLNAISRLKNEWKMIFESEEEESDVQTDPLDELNEMVGLHSVKSRVHDFYRFLKYQNERKSLGFQTKDELSLNMILTGNPGTGKTTIARLLAKIYHSLGVLPREEVIEADRSQLVGGFVGQTEENVRAAVEKAIGGVLFIDEAYSLKREGQTGSDYGQTAIDTLVSLMTGTEYGGKFAVIMAGYPEEMRQFLDSNPGLRSRFPESNFIALPDYSNMELLQIAEKLSADNDYVLTEGAKQELGKRIEKERVDDTFGNARTVRNIVLDAIFKKGSQAKSNENIMSYTLLEKEDFESEEEEKLMNPREQLDRLIGLETVKKEVQHLVSFVKMQQVRRERGLPVVPIQLHSVFTGNPGTGKTTVAKIYAELLKECGFLKRGHLIVASRADFVAGYVGQTAIKTKKKIREALGGVLFIDEAYSLLSQTSGDFGKEVIDTLVDEMTKHNENLVVVLAGYPNEMEKLMSSNPGLKSRFKKFFHFKDYSTPELLEIIISYAGKYEYTLTEEAKDYLNHTLSKIEVNGNGRFAANLADEAIQAQAMRIVSALAEDIEQVSILEKPDFEIALNKISKGE
- the tlp gene encoding small acid-soluble spore protein Tlp; translation: MAHNRPNPDDRSDNVEKLQSMIVHTIENMDEAEESMKYANAEDLARIEAKNERRRESLASFRSEIKDEYQAQQNGNSSENNNY
- a CDS encoding CPBP family intramembrane glutamic endopeptidase, which codes for MKTAYVNKSLPFLQLSVFTAGVLLFQVKLFAFAFILSFGLIIFLLFLSKQERVFSWTTAGYLTGSLLFLYGDKLLDALPLPYYILLILNRLLLVIPILILVYISIKFNKTAIPFLQKPDWNSLIFFPFIWSGFHSIKIKHFLMIAIVINFAAFAYSIFSADNSFSRGFLIFLIGFSIVNGLMEELLWRGIILSRMAELSGEKAAVLFSGLAFGFSHMMLGYSFILCLLFAVGGIFYAAVTVKSQSIFPAFIWHMAMNVFMILSGLISFPG
- the plsY gene encoding glycerol-3-phosphate 1-O-acyltransferase PlsY → MIYGIIIILAYLLGSIPSGLIVGKLFYGMDIREHGSGNLGGTNTFRTLGVKAGMIVTIADILKGTLAASLPLFFGSDMHHLIAGIFAVIGHMYPLFAGFRGGKAVATSGGVLLAYVPFMFLILLGVFFLSLYITKYVSLSSILAAAASIIYALVLGDIPLIIVVSILGFFVIYRHRANIKRIRDKTEPKIKWLG